Proteins co-encoded in one Coregonus clupeaformis isolate EN_2021a unplaced genomic scaffold, ASM2061545v1 scaf0976, whole genome shotgun sequence genomic window:
- the LOC121554044 gene encoding small ubiquitin-related modifier 2, whose product MADEKPKEGVKTENNDHINLKVAGQDGSVVQFKIKRHTPLSKLMKAYCERQGLTIRQIRFRFDGQPINETDTPAQLEMEDEDTIDVFQQQTGGFLH is encoded by the exons ATGGCAGACGAAAAACCCAAG gAAGGAGTGAAGACCGAGAACAATGACCACATCAACTTGAAGGTTGCAGGACAAGACGGCTCAGTGGTGCAGTTCAAGATcaaaaggcacacacctctcaGCAAACTCATGAAGGCATATTGTGAAAGACAG GGCCTGACGATTAGGCAAATACGGTTCCGGTTTGATGGTCAACCCATCAACGAGACGGACACACCAGCACAA TTGGAAATGGAAGATGAAGACACAATTGATGTGTTCCAGCAGCAAACGGGAGGTTTTCTTCACTAG
- the LOC123486055 gene encoding ADP-ribosylation factor-binding protein GGA3-like isoform X1 — protein MADAEGESLESWLNKATNPSNRQEDWEYIIGFCDQINKELEGPQIAVRLLGHKIQSPQELEAIQALMVLEACMKNCGKRFHNEVGKFRFLNELIKVVSPKYLGDRVSEVVKKRVVDMLFSWTLSLPNEAKISDAYQMLKKQGIVTVDPEVPLDKTLMPSPPSRPKNPVFENEEKSKRLAELLKSKKPEDLQEANRLIKNMVKEDEVRLQRASKRSGTLEEVNNSVKLLNEMLSHFSRDQSTDGDKELIKELYGDCDKLRGTVFKLATETEDNDSSLGDILQASDDLSRVINSYKRIVEGQTVNGEMEPFGPSTTTQCTKDSNQSEILIDLAGLELLSPSPPEHPPLAQHPDLIPADMLYGSAPLQDLQVFPALEDPSPTKPSAALSLLDKELLSLGLNDPVPAKDDNLNNLWTTSLQAPNPVLDLFGSALQATVFSAASTTDATLDLLGASTTEPASKTADPVSYPQSSAAASFPYPSAAAQAVSASLNHSLQDLAMLDLGSPKSMPGVINAGDLFGMGEAMGATASPRIGIPASRSSPLPLGILPSVAAAPTMSPKTQADDSPLLRSLSPILILPLGQASPAKVPEISLSNVHVPLEAIKPSKVCPVTAYDKDGVRVLLHFATDCPPGRPDVLVIVVSMLNTAPLPVRNIVLQAAVPKSMKVRLQPPSGTDLAPFNPIFPPAAITQVMLLANPLLEKVRMRYKLTFTLGEQQCTETGEVDQFPPAEIWGAL, from the exons ATGGCCGATGCGGAAGGGGAGTCGCTGGAGTCGTGGCTCA ACAAAGCCACCAACCCATCCAACAGGCAGGAGGACTGGGAGTACATTATAGGATTCTGTGACCAAATCAATAAGGAATTGGAAGG CCCACAGATTGCTGTGAGATTGTTAGGCCATAAAATCCAGTCCCCACAAGAATTGGAGGCAATACAGGCTTTGATG GTTTTAGAGGCTTGCATGAAGAACTGCGGGAAAAGGTTTCATAACGAAGTTGGGAAATTTAGGTTTCTAAATGAACTCATCAAAGTGGTGTCACCTAAA TATCTAGGTGACAGAGTGTCGGAGGTAGTGAAGAAGAGAGTGGTAGATATGCTCTTCAGCTGGACGCTCTCTTTACCCAATGAGGCCAAGATCAGTGACGCTTATCAAATGCTGAAGAAACAAG GAATTGTCACAGTTGACCCTGAGGTTCCTCTGGATAAGACACTGATGCCGTCGCCGCCCTCCCGGCCCAAGAACCCTGTGTTTGAGAACGAGGAGAAGAGCAAG cgacTGGCCGAGCTTCTGAAGAGCAAAAAGCCTGAGGATCTACAGGAGGCCAACCGCCTCATCAAAAACATGGTCAAAGAG GATGAGGTGAGGCTGCAGAGAGCATCGAAGCGCAGCGGCACCCTGGAGGAGGTCAACAACAGTGTTAAACTGCTCAACGAGATGCTCAGCCACTTCAGCAGGGACCAATCAACGGATGGAGACAAGGAACTTATCAAA gaGCTTTACGGTGACTGTGACAAGTTGAGGGGGACTGTGTTCAAGCTGgccacagagacagaggacaatgACAGCAGCTTAG GTGACATATTGCAGGCCAGCGATGACCTGTCTCGTGTCATCAACTCCTATAAGAGGATTGTGGAGGGACAGACTGTCAATGGAGAGATGGAGCCATTTGGACCATCAACTACTACACAAT GTACCAAAGACAGCaaccagtctgagatcctgataGACCTGGCTGGTCTGGAACTCCTGAGCCCCTCCCCACCAGAGCATCCTCCTCTAGCCCAGCACCCAGACCTCATCCCAGCCGACATGCTGTATGGGTCTGCCCCCCTCCAGGACCTTCAGGTCTTCCCTGCCTTGGAGGACCCCAGCCCCACCAAACCGTCTGCCGCACTGTCTCTACTGGACAAAGAGCTCCTCTCTCTAG gACTTAATGACCCAGTTCCTGCAAAAGATGACAACTTGAATAATCTGTGGACGACATCTTTGCAG GCTCCCAACCCAGTTTTGGACCTGTTTGGCAGCGCCCTTCAAGCTACTGTATTCTCTGCAGCTTCTACGACAGACGCCACTTTGGACCTGTTAGGAGCTTCTACAACGGAGCCTGCTTCTAAGACAGCCGACCCTGTCAGTTACCCACAATCGTCAGCGGCGGCCTCCTTCCCCTACCCCAGTGCTGCTGCCCAGGCAGTCTCCGCCTCCCTGAACCACAGTCTGCAGGACCTGGCCATGTTGGATCTGGGCAGCCCCAAGAG CATGCCTGGTGTGATCAACGCTGGCGACCTGTTTGGGATGGGTGAGGCTATGGGTGCCACTGCCTCCCCGAGAATTGGGATCCCTGCCTCCAGATCCAGCCCTCTCCCTCTGGGCATCCTACCATCTGTTGCTGCAGCCCCTACCATGTCCCCTAAGACCCAGGCTGATGACAGCCCCCTTCTCCGCTCCCTGTCCCCCATCCTGATTCTCCCGCTGGGGCAGGCCAGCCCAGCCAAGGTCCCTGAGATCTCCCTAAGTAACGTCCACGTCCCCCTGGAAGCCATCAAGCCAA GCAAGGTGTGTCCTGTGACGGCCTATGATAAAGACGGGGTCCGTGTTCTCCTGCACTTTGCCACCGACTGTCCGCCGGGCCGGCCTGACGTGCTGGTGATAGTGGTGTCCATGCTGAACACGGCGCCTCTTCCCGTCAGGAACATAGTCCTACAGGCTGCTGTACCCAAG TCGATGAAGGTGAGGCTACAACCGCCCTCGGGAACTGACCTGGCGCCCTTTAACCCCATCTTTCCCCCCGCCGCCATCACTCAAGTCATGCTGCTGGCCAACCCACTCTTG gaGAAGGTCCGGATGAGATACAAGCTGACGTTCACACTGGGAGAGCAGCAGTGCACAGAGACTGGGGAGGTGGACCAGTTCCCCCCAGCTGAGATATGGGGGGCTCTATAG
- the LOC123486055 gene encoding ADP-ribosylation factor-binding protein GGA3-like isoform X3, with protein sequence MKNCGKRFHNEVGKFRFLNELIKVVSPKYLGDRVSEVVKKRVVDMLFSWTLSLPNEAKISDAYQMLKKQGIVTVDPEVPLDKTLMPSPPSRPKNPVFENEEKSKRLAELLKSKKPEDLQEANRLIKNMVKEDEVRLQRASKRSGTLEEVNNSVKLLNEMLSHFSRDQSTDGDKELIKELYGDCDKLRGTVFKLATETEDNDSSLGDILQASDDLSRVINSYKRIVEGQTVNGEMEPFGPSTTTQCTKDSNQSEILIDLAGLELLSPSPPEHPPLAQHPDLIPADMLYGSAPLQDLQVFPALEDPSPTKPSAALSLLDKELLSLGLNDPVPAKDDNLNNLWTTSLQAPNPVLDLFGSALQATVFSAASTTDATLDLLGASTTEPASKTADPVSYPQSSAAASFPYPSAAAQAVSASLNHSLQDLAMLDLGSPKSMPGVINAGDLFGMGEAMGATASPRIGIPASRSSPLPLGILPSVAAAPTMSPKTQADDSPLLRSLSPILILPLGQASPAKVPEISLSNVHVPLEAIKPSKVCPVTAYDKDGVRVLLHFATDCPPGRPDVLVIVVSMLNTAPLPVRNIVLQAAVPKSMKVRLQPPSGTDLAPFNPIFPPAAITQVMLLANPLLEKVRMRYKLTFTLGEQQCTETGEVDQFPPAEIWGAL encoded by the exons ATGAAGAACTGCGGGAAAAGGTTTCATAACGAAGTTGGGAAATTTAGGTTTCTAAATGAACTCATCAAAGTGGTGTCACCTAAA TATCTAGGTGACAGAGTGTCGGAGGTAGTGAAGAAGAGAGTGGTAGATATGCTCTTCAGCTGGACGCTCTCTTTACCCAATGAGGCCAAGATCAGTGACGCTTATCAAATGCTGAAGAAACAAG GAATTGTCACAGTTGACCCTGAGGTTCCTCTGGATAAGACACTGATGCCGTCGCCGCCCTCCCGGCCCAAGAACCCTGTGTTTGAGAACGAGGAGAAGAGCAAG cgacTGGCCGAGCTTCTGAAGAGCAAAAAGCCTGAGGATCTACAGGAGGCCAACCGCCTCATCAAAAACATGGTCAAAGAG GATGAGGTGAGGCTGCAGAGAGCATCGAAGCGCAGCGGCACCCTGGAGGAGGTCAACAACAGTGTTAAACTGCTCAACGAGATGCTCAGCCACTTCAGCAGGGACCAATCAACGGATGGAGACAAGGAACTTATCAAA gaGCTTTACGGTGACTGTGACAAGTTGAGGGGGACTGTGTTCAAGCTGgccacagagacagaggacaatgACAGCAGCTTAG GTGACATATTGCAGGCCAGCGATGACCTGTCTCGTGTCATCAACTCCTATAAGAGGATTGTGGAGGGACAGACTGTCAATGGAGAGATGGAGCCATTTGGACCATCAACTACTACACAAT GTACCAAAGACAGCaaccagtctgagatcctgataGACCTGGCTGGTCTGGAACTCCTGAGCCCCTCCCCACCAGAGCATCCTCCTCTAGCCCAGCACCCAGACCTCATCCCAGCCGACATGCTGTATGGGTCTGCCCCCCTCCAGGACCTTCAGGTCTTCCCTGCCTTGGAGGACCCCAGCCCCACCAAACCGTCTGCCGCACTGTCTCTACTGGACAAAGAGCTCCTCTCTCTAG gACTTAATGACCCAGTTCCTGCAAAAGATGACAACTTGAATAATCTGTGGACGACATCTTTGCAG GCTCCCAACCCAGTTTTGGACCTGTTTGGCAGCGCCCTTCAAGCTACTGTATTCTCTGCAGCTTCTACGACAGACGCCACTTTGGACCTGTTAGGAGCTTCTACAACGGAGCCTGCTTCTAAGACAGCCGACCCTGTCAGTTACCCACAATCGTCAGCGGCGGCCTCCTTCCCCTACCCCAGTGCTGCTGCCCAGGCAGTCTCCGCCTCCCTGAACCACAGTCTGCAGGACCTGGCCATGTTGGATCTGGGCAGCCCCAAGAG CATGCCTGGTGTGATCAACGCTGGCGACCTGTTTGGGATGGGTGAGGCTATGGGTGCCACTGCCTCCCCGAGAATTGGGATCCCTGCCTCCAGATCCAGCCCTCTCCCTCTGGGCATCCTACCATCTGTTGCTGCAGCCCCTACCATGTCCCCTAAGACCCAGGCTGATGACAGCCCCCTTCTCCGCTCCCTGTCCCCCATCCTGATTCTCCCGCTGGGGCAGGCCAGCCCAGCCAAGGTCCCTGAGATCTCCCTAAGTAACGTCCACGTCCCCCTGGAAGCCATCAAGCCAA GCAAGGTGTGTCCTGTGACGGCCTATGATAAAGACGGGGTCCGTGTTCTCCTGCACTTTGCCACCGACTGTCCGCCGGGCCGGCCTGACGTGCTGGTGATAGTGGTGTCCATGCTGAACACGGCGCCTCTTCCCGTCAGGAACATAGTCCTACAGGCTGCTGTACCCAAG TCGATGAAGGTGAGGCTACAACCGCCCTCGGGAACTGACCTGGCGCCCTTTAACCCCATCTTTCCCCCCGCCGCCATCACTCAAGTCATGCTGCTGGCCAACCCACTCTTG gaGAAGGTCCGGATGAGATACAAGCTGACGTTCACACTGGGAGAGCAGCAGTGCACAGAGACTGGGGAGGTGGACCAGTTCCCCCCAGCTGAGATATGGGGGGCTCTATAG
- the LOC123486055 gene encoding ADP-ribosylation factor-binding protein GGA3-like isoform X2 yields the protein MVLEACMKNCGKRFHNEVGKFRFLNELIKVVSPKYLGDRVSEVVKKRVVDMLFSWTLSLPNEAKISDAYQMLKKQGIVTVDPEVPLDKTLMPSPPSRPKNPVFENEEKSKRLAELLKSKKPEDLQEANRLIKNMVKEDEVRLQRASKRSGTLEEVNNSVKLLNEMLSHFSRDQSTDGDKELIKELYGDCDKLRGTVFKLATETEDNDSSLGDILQASDDLSRVINSYKRIVEGQTVNGEMEPFGPSTTTQCTKDSNQSEILIDLAGLELLSPSPPEHPPLAQHPDLIPADMLYGSAPLQDLQVFPALEDPSPTKPSAALSLLDKELLSLGLNDPVPAKDDNLNNLWTTSLQAPNPVLDLFGSALQATVFSAASTTDATLDLLGASTTEPASKTADPVSYPQSSAAASFPYPSAAAQAVSASLNHSLQDLAMLDLGSPKSMPGVINAGDLFGMGEAMGATASPRIGIPASRSSPLPLGILPSVAAAPTMSPKTQADDSPLLRSLSPILILPLGQASPAKVPEISLSNVHVPLEAIKPSKVCPVTAYDKDGVRVLLHFATDCPPGRPDVLVIVVSMLNTAPLPVRNIVLQAAVPKSMKVRLQPPSGTDLAPFNPIFPPAAITQVMLLANPLLEKVRMRYKLTFTLGEQQCTETGEVDQFPPAEIWGAL from the exons ATG GTTTTAGAGGCTTGCATGAAGAACTGCGGGAAAAGGTTTCATAACGAAGTTGGGAAATTTAGGTTTCTAAATGAACTCATCAAAGTGGTGTCACCTAAA TATCTAGGTGACAGAGTGTCGGAGGTAGTGAAGAAGAGAGTGGTAGATATGCTCTTCAGCTGGACGCTCTCTTTACCCAATGAGGCCAAGATCAGTGACGCTTATCAAATGCTGAAGAAACAAG GAATTGTCACAGTTGACCCTGAGGTTCCTCTGGATAAGACACTGATGCCGTCGCCGCCCTCCCGGCCCAAGAACCCTGTGTTTGAGAACGAGGAGAAGAGCAAG cgacTGGCCGAGCTTCTGAAGAGCAAAAAGCCTGAGGATCTACAGGAGGCCAACCGCCTCATCAAAAACATGGTCAAAGAG GATGAGGTGAGGCTGCAGAGAGCATCGAAGCGCAGCGGCACCCTGGAGGAGGTCAACAACAGTGTTAAACTGCTCAACGAGATGCTCAGCCACTTCAGCAGGGACCAATCAACGGATGGAGACAAGGAACTTATCAAA gaGCTTTACGGTGACTGTGACAAGTTGAGGGGGACTGTGTTCAAGCTGgccacagagacagaggacaatgACAGCAGCTTAG GTGACATATTGCAGGCCAGCGATGACCTGTCTCGTGTCATCAACTCCTATAAGAGGATTGTGGAGGGACAGACTGTCAATGGAGAGATGGAGCCATTTGGACCATCAACTACTACACAAT GTACCAAAGACAGCaaccagtctgagatcctgataGACCTGGCTGGTCTGGAACTCCTGAGCCCCTCCCCACCAGAGCATCCTCCTCTAGCCCAGCACCCAGACCTCATCCCAGCCGACATGCTGTATGGGTCTGCCCCCCTCCAGGACCTTCAGGTCTTCCCTGCCTTGGAGGACCCCAGCCCCACCAAACCGTCTGCCGCACTGTCTCTACTGGACAAAGAGCTCCTCTCTCTAG gACTTAATGACCCAGTTCCTGCAAAAGATGACAACTTGAATAATCTGTGGACGACATCTTTGCAG GCTCCCAACCCAGTTTTGGACCTGTTTGGCAGCGCCCTTCAAGCTACTGTATTCTCTGCAGCTTCTACGACAGACGCCACTTTGGACCTGTTAGGAGCTTCTACAACGGAGCCTGCTTCTAAGACAGCCGACCCTGTCAGTTACCCACAATCGTCAGCGGCGGCCTCCTTCCCCTACCCCAGTGCTGCTGCCCAGGCAGTCTCCGCCTCCCTGAACCACAGTCTGCAGGACCTGGCCATGTTGGATCTGGGCAGCCCCAAGAG CATGCCTGGTGTGATCAACGCTGGCGACCTGTTTGGGATGGGTGAGGCTATGGGTGCCACTGCCTCCCCGAGAATTGGGATCCCTGCCTCCAGATCCAGCCCTCTCCCTCTGGGCATCCTACCATCTGTTGCTGCAGCCCCTACCATGTCCCCTAAGACCCAGGCTGATGACAGCCCCCTTCTCCGCTCCCTGTCCCCCATCCTGATTCTCCCGCTGGGGCAGGCCAGCCCAGCCAAGGTCCCTGAGATCTCCCTAAGTAACGTCCACGTCCCCCTGGAAGCCATCAAGCCAA GCAAGGTGTGTCCTGTGACGGCCTATGATAAAGACGGGGTCCGTGTTCTCCTGCACTTTGCCACCGACTGTCCGCCGGGCCGGCCTGACGTGCTGGTGATAGTGGTGTCCATGCTGAACACGGCGCCTCTTCCCGTCAGGAACATAGTCCTACAGGCTGCTGTACCCAAG TCGATGAAGGTGAGGCTACAACCGCCCTCGGGAACTGACCTGGCGCCCTTTAACCCCATCTTTCCCCCCGCCGCCATCACTCAAGTCATGCTGCTGGCCAACCCACTCTTG gaGAAGGTCCGGATGAGATACAAGCTGACGTTCACACTGGGAGAGCAGCAGTGCACAGAGACTGGGGAGGTGGACCAGTTCCCCCCAGCTGAGATATGGGGGGCTCTATAG